The following are encoded in a window of Harmonia axyridis chromosome 7, icHarAxyr1.1, whole genome shotgun sequence genomic DNA:
- the LOC123684062 gene encoding S-phase kinase-associated protein 1-like: MPLIKLQSSDGETFTVDVEIAKCSVTIKTMLEDLGMDEEEEEVVALPNVNSAILKKVIQWATYHKDDPPRPEDDENKEKRTDDISSWDADFLKVDQGTLFELILAANYLDIKGLLDVTCKTVANMIKGKAPEKTRALAPRWRYIWSS, from the coding sequence atgCCCCTTATAAAGTTACAATCATCTGACGGGGAGACTTTTACCGTCGATGTTGAGATTGCAAAATGCTCCGTTACAATAAAAACTATGTTGGAAGATTTAGGTATGGATGAGGAGGAAGAAGAGGTGGTGGCATTACCAAATGTGAATtctgcaattttaaaaaaagttaTCCAATGGGCAACCTACCACAAAGATGATCCACCACGGCCAGAGGATgatgaaaacaaagaaaaacgaACAGATGATATCTCATCTTGGGATGCTGACTTCTTGAAAGTGGATCAAGGTACCCTGTTTGAACTGATTTTGGCTGCCAACTATCTTGATATAAAAGGTTTGTTGGATGTTACATGCAAAACTGTTGCTAATATGATAAAGGGTAAAGCACCTGAAAAAACAAGAGCATTGGCGCCACGTTGGCgttacatatggtcatcctga
- the LOC123684061 gene encoding S-phase kinase-associated protein 1 has protein sequence MPLIKLQSSDGETFTVDVEIAKCSVTIKTMLEDLGMDEEEEEVVPLPNVNSAILKKVIQWATYHKDDPPPPEDDENKEKRTDDISSWDADFLKVDQGTLFELILAANYLDIKGLLDVTCKTVANMIKGKAPEEIRKTFNIKNDFTASEEEQVRKENEWCEEK, from the coding sequence atgCCCCTTATAAAGTTACAATCATCTGACGGGGAGACTTTTACCGTCGATGTTGAGATTGCAAAATGCTCCGTTACAATAAAAACTATGTTGGAAGATTTAGGTATGGATGAGGAGGAAGAAGAGGTGGTGCCATTACCAAATGTGAATtctgcaattttaaaaaaagttaTCCAATGGGCAACCTACCACAAAGATGATCCACCACCGCCAGAGGATgatgaaaacaaagaaaaacgaACAGATGATATCTCATCTTGGGATGCTGACTTCTTGAAAGTGGATCAAGGTACCCTGTTTGAACTGATTTTGGCTGCCAACTATCTTGATATAAAAGGTTTGTTGGATGTTACATGCAAAACTGTTGCTAATATGATAAAGGGTAAAGCACCTGAAGAAATAAGGAAAACATTCAACATCAAGAATGATTTCACAGCTTCTGAGGAAGAACAAGTCCGTAAGGAAAATGAATGGTGTGAGGAAAAGTGA